The genomic stretch ATGGCAGCGTCGGTCAAGATCTCGTCCGGGTCGCTTGGCGCATCGGCACATCTGAAGGGAGCGGCGGCCCTTGTCCGTACAGAGCACCTCCTCGACGTATCGCGGCTCGGTTTACCGGCGCCCGCCTGAATGGTGCGGCCCGGGTGGGGTACGACCACTCGACGATCTCGCGCGGCGGTATTCCAGGGCGGCGGAAGTCATCGTCACCTTCAACCTCAGCGACTTCCCGAGCCGGCCCTCAAGCCCTACGACATCGCGGCAATCCCCCCCGACGGCTTCCTCCTCGACCAACTCGATCTCTACCCCGGCTTGACCATGGACGTGCTCCGTCACCAAGCCGCGTCCTACCGGCGAGCGCCGAACACCGTGCCGGAGGTCCTCGTCCTTCTGCAGCGCACCGGCGTGCCCGGATTCGCCGCTGAAGTACGACGCCATCTCGGTCCCCCGGCCTGGTAACGCAGCCGTCCGAGGCGGCTGAAGGCGGGCACAAATCAGGCTAACGGGCAGGCCGAATACCCCTTGAACTGGCCAAACGCTCGGGCAGAGGATCGCCGGTGACGATGATCGGGTGGTTCGCATGGTGCATCGTCCGGCCCGCGTTGATCTTGATTGCGAACCGTGGCCTGGATTTCCGGCCGGGGGTCTCGATGGCCGGGCGTTCACGACTTGAGCCTGGTGTGACTCCGTGCTGGGCGTCGGTTGCAGGTCAAAGCCACCGCGATGTTCAGCGAACGGGCCGGGGCACGACGAACATGAGTCGCCGCCGCCTGCGTTCGGCGTTGTTGATGTCCGCTGGAAAGACTCAACGATGGCAACCACTCGGGTTGTGGTGATCATCGATGTTCCCGTGAAGCGGGTGTGGGGAGGCGGTCGCCGACGTAGGGCCGGTTCATGACCGGATCGGTCAGCGAACGGCGGTCAAGGCCGGGGTGGCCCAGCACGCCGCCACGGTCACGAGGATGGTGGCCGCTAGCATCCATCGCCAGAACAGGGTGCGTGCGGCGAGCCGCGCCTCGATCTCCGGGTCGGAGCACGTCGTCGTCCCTCGGAGACCGATCCAGCCGGCCGATGTGATGGCGACTCGGTCGCCGTGGCGGACCGGCTTGCCGATTACGAGAACGGGCGTGTCCGCCGGTGCGAGACATTCGAACACCCCCATTCCGCTGGCGCGTCCGTCTGGCGTGAGGTCTTCCGCCGTCAGATGTCCCTCGGCTGCCAGGTGAGTCCAGCTGGCGTGCTCGTCAGGCGAACTGTCGGAACCTGACGATCTGGCTGACCGGTTCGGTGATGAGCGTCGCAAACTTGCGGCCCAGCGCTTGACGCGCGAGGCTTTCGTCCAGCCACACGACGTTCTGTGCATCGTCTGCATCGAGCAACGGTATTTGCCGGTTCGGCGGGGCGGTTGCGGTGAAGAGGGCCTGGAGAACCTCACCCTTGTTCGAGCCGCGCGGGTCCATCCGGCCCGTTGAGCTGGCCAAACGTCCCGACAGCGGATCACCGGTGACGATGATCGGGCGGTTCGCATGGTGCAACGTCCGGCCCCACCCCTTCGATAAGCAGGACGTTCGCAAAGGACCAGGTGAACTGTGCGAACCATGCGGAGGGCGGTCCCCGGTTGCGGATCGGCCCTCCGCCCCTGTCCTATGCCGTCACCGGTCGTTGTCGGTGCTGTTGAGGTTGGCGAGGTGCCGGTTGGTTTCGGTGAGGTCGAACGGTTCGGGTTCTTGTGGATCGTCCTCGGACCAGTACTCGACCGGGGAGTCGCCGGAGAAGCCGGTGCACAGCGGGTATGTGAGGCCGGGGTCGCGTTGCGTGGTCCGTTCCAGGGTGATCTCGTGCCACCAGCTCGCGCCGAAGTCGTACTCGTAGCGGATCTTCTTGGCCGCCCCGGCGAGCACCTCCCGTAGCCGTACGCCGGATTCGTCTTTCTCGTCGCCGCCCAGGTCGAAGAACGGGTCGCTGTAGCGTTTGCCGCCGATCTCGAACTGGTGCAGGTGGTCGCCGTCCCAGCCGAACAGGATCTGGATGACGGCATGCAGGTCGTCGAGCGTGGTGGTGGAGGGCACCAGGATCCGCCGCCAGATCGGTGGTCGCCAGCGCATCAGTCCCACCTTGAGCTGGTAGACCTGGTCGATCGACGGGATGGCGCCCGAGTCCAGGAACTGCTGTACCGCGGCGGTGACGCGGGCGGCGTCCGGGTGATCGACGCCCGCCGCCACGTTCATGCGGGCTTCCAGGCTTTCGCCGGGGAGGCGGTCGAACAGCACGGTCAGCGCCTCGTCCGAACCGGTCCCGTCCAGGGCTGCTGCGGCGAACTCGACCGCCAACCACCTGGCGTCGACGGGTGCGATGCGCGGTTCGTCGTCTGCAATGGCGGTCACCGACGCTCGTGCGTGCGCGCCGAGGTTCGGTAGGTGCGCGACCGCCTGCCACACGGCCAGTGCCTGGTAGCCCAGGCTGTCGGTCACGTCGCCGGCTCCGATCCGGGCCGCTGCCGAGAGGTCGGCGGCGGCGGTCAGCAGTTCCCGGGCTGCGTCGGTCGGGCGCCGGTACTCGATCCATCGCCGGGCTGTCGGCCACGGGTCGGTGCCGCGTCGCACATGGTCTGCCAGTACCTCGACCACCGCATCGGCAGGCATGTCGAGAGTGACGTTACGCGGGCGGTCGGCCTGAGCCTGGGTCAGGGACCACCGGCCCAGCGCGGTCACCGCGACGGTAGCGCTGTCGTGGCCGGTCACCGCGCCGAGCTGCCGGAGCAGGTCCACCAGGCCGGCGAACGGATCACGGGTCTCGTGATCGGCATACTGGGTGAGTGAACGGACGTACCCCCATCCCAGCGGGTCCTTGTCATCCTCGCGCCGCTCGACGATGGCGACCACCCGGTTCCAGAGGCTGTCCTTGTCTGCGCCGTCCGGCATGGTCACCGCCTCCAGGAACGCGAGCGCCAGGATGAGCACGCTTCCTTCGCGCCGGGTGTCGGACTCGGCCGCGCACACCGCTTGGAACCCGGCCCACCACGCGTCAAGGGCTTCGGCGTCCGTCGACGACGACCACTGGTCCAGCAACGGCCCGGCCGCAGCGACCGAACCGCTGATCTTCAACAGCCCTGAGCCGAGGGCGAAGCTCCATGGCCGGTGCAGGGCCGGTACGTCCGCCGCTGTCCGCACCCTGTCCGGCACCGGCACTCCCGCCGCGGTTCCGGCGGCTGCGACGTCAGCACGACGTACCACCCGGCCGGCCGTCACCGTCCGGCCTGGACGGCCTACCCATCTGGCCAGTGCGCTGGCCTGCTCGGCCATCGGGCAGCCGCTGGCCAGGCGTGCCGCGCCGGCGACATCAACAGGAGCATCTACCGGGAATAGCTGCGAATCCATCCGCGAACGCTATCCGCCTTGCGGCGCGCCGGCGAAGCTGGGACCTGAACGGTGAACGTGAAGCGAGGCGCCGATGAAGTCAGGGCACCGGGGGATCGGGATGCTCGGCGAAGAAGCGGTCCGCGGCGACGCCGTCGATCAGCGATTCGTCGAGTAGCCACTCGACCGCCCGGCGGGCGGCCCGGGTGTCGCGGAAGTCGTACCAGGGCTGCAAGAGGTGCGGGTATTCCTCGTTCAACTCGTCCTTGAACCGGCGGAACGCGCCGCGGCCGTTGATCGCGCGGGAAAGCCGCCGGGACGCTCGATCGTCACTGACGAGGTCGATGAAGTCCGCCATGTCCTGGTACCAGACGTACGACGGCAAGGGCCGGATCACGGGGAGATCCAGATCGTCGAGATCGACGGGGTTCGTGCCGTCGACACCACCTTCCCGGGTCCACAGAACGATTTCTCCGGTTTTCGGGTCGATCAGATGCCGGTGCTCGTCGTAGAGGCTCTGGTCTGACAGCGCGAACGCGATCTCGTCAAGGTTGAATCGCTCGATCTCCAGCACGGCTCTCCGTTCAGGCCAGTCCCGTATCGATCAGCTGCCCGGCCTTCTGGCGATGATCACCGTGGCGATGCGCCGATTGGCGTCAGCGGGGTCGAAACGTGCGGGATCGAAGTCGGTGCCCTGCTCCAGGCCCAGCCATCGTCGTAGATCGTCGTGCTCGGGATGGTGCGGGTCGGCGAGCGCGTCGATCAGTTCCTGGTAGCCGGTGGTGCCGCCGCAGTCTTCCGGTGGGCAGGCGCGAGCGCCGTCGGTGCAGGCCGGGTATCGCCCGGTCGGCTCGGCGGATACCAGTTTCTCCAGCCGTACCTCGTGTGTCCAGCTGTCGCCGAAGTCGTACTCGTACCCGAACGTGTCTCCCTCGCGGGCAGCCAGGTTGCGGAACGTGGCCTTGCGTTCGTCGTGCATCGGAAAATCGAGGTCGGGCGTGCCGTAGTGGCCGGTGGGGTGGACGAACATGTGCAGGTGTGAGTTGGTCCAGCCCATCGCGGCCTGGATGATCCGGTCGAGCCGGTCCAGGCGCAATGTCGTGGGCACCAGCAGACGTCGCCACACCGGTGGGTCGGTGTCCATCAGAGTGACCTTGATCTGAGCGATCTGATCACCGGGCCGCACGGCAGCGAACCTCGTGCGCAGGACGTGCTCAGCGGTCGGGGACAGGCGCAGTGTCTCGCTGTCCTCGGTCAGCGCACCGAATGCGACCAACTCGTGGGCAGCGCGATGCAGGTCGCGGTCGGTGGCCTTGCGGAGGTGTCCCAGTTGCTCCGTGGTGGCTTCGTCCAGGTAGTAGCGGGTGGAGAGGGCGGACCAGACCCGTTCCTGCGCCTCCTCGATGCGCGTGGCGCCACCGCCTTCCGCGATGCTGGCGAACAGTACGGCGATCCCGTCGCTGAAGTCCTCGCCGAGCAACGAGGCGAACCAGCCGGGCGGGCAGAGTGCCGGGCCGAGTTGGCCGAAGGCCGTGAACATGGCGGTCCACAGGTCCGCAGGCCGTTCCAACAGGCGCTGATTCTTCTTGACCGGCATCAATCGGCCCTGCACGACTCGGAGAAGCCCGGCCGCCTTGGCCCACGCGACCACGAACGCCAACCGGGGAAGGTCGGCGCTGCTACGGGTACGGAACATCCGGGCGCCGATCACCGGGTCGATCTCGTCGCCAGTCTCCAGAAGACCAACCAGGTGCCGTGCGTCGGCCATGGTCAACTGGCCGGTCTGGGTCAGCTTCCGGCCGGGGCCGATCCAGCGGGTCAGGTCGACCACCTGCCGCAAGGCGGGTGCTGATGCCGCCGCGGCGGCGGCCAGATCCTCGTCAGACATTCGTGTACCGATCAGTTGGCCGGCTGCCATGGGTCAAGAAGGCTGATGCCGGTATCGACGAAGTCTCTGGTGTTCCGAGTAGCCAAAGACGCCGCTTGCGAGCGGCAGATCGCGGCGATCTGAGCGTCGAACCCGCTGATCGGGTTGCCCTGTTGCTCCCGGCTCACGACGATGTCGGCGTAGGCACTGGCGGAAGCGAGGTCGAAAGGCAGAACCTGGCGAGGGAAAGCCGCGAAGATCTCGCCGGCCGCCTGATGCAGCGATTGCCGCCGACGGCCCTCCGGCATGCGTACGATGCCGTACCGGATTTCGGCGATGGTGACCGCGGTCGTGTACAAGCCGTCACCGGAACTGCGTTGCATCCAGGCGAGCACCTGCGGAGCGGGTTCGGGACGCATGAGTTCGGAGACCACGTTGGTGTCCAGGACGATCATCACTCTGGCAGGCTCGCAGCCCGGGGCATGGTGGTACGTGCCGGCTGGTCGACGTCAGCGCCGCCGAGCTGGGCGAACCGTTCCGTGAGAGCACTGAACAGATCGGTTCGTGGAGCGTCATCGGTGACGGCGGTGGTCAGGATGGCGCGGATCTCGGCCTCCATGGAGCGGCCGTTGCGGGCGGCGCGAAGGCGTAGCTTCTCCTTCACCGCATCGTCGAGACCTCTGATGCTGAGAGCCGCCATAGATCCTCCCTTGAAAGCAGAGTTTGATAGCAATGCTAGCGCGCCAGCCGAGCATGTCGCGCCCGCCGCGAGTGATGTATTAGGCGCATCAACCCACTTATGTTCCGGCCTGAGTGCGGTGTGAGCTGGTCAAACGTCCCGGTAGTGGGTGGCCGGTGGCGGTGGTGTGGTTTGTATGGTGCAACGTCCGGCCCGCCATACCGATTCCGGGGGCGACCCCCGGATCCCACGGTGCGATGGTCACGCCGGCCGGTCCGCGCCGGCCGCCACAGGCGCGTCCTTTAGCCCGGGTGATTCACGGTGATCATCAACTCGTGGGTTCAACCGGCGTGTAAATAGACGGAAGTGCCTCTCTGGCAGGGG from Paractinoplanes brasiliensis encodes the following:
- a CDS encoding plasmid pRiA4b ORF-3 family protein gives rise to the protein MPDRVRTAADVPALHRPWSFALGSGLLKISGSVAAAGPLLDQWSSSTDAEALDAWWAGFQAVCAAESDTRREGSVLILALAFLEAVTMPDGADKDSLWNRVVAIVERREDDKDPLGWGYVRSLTQYADHETRDPFAGLVDLLRQLGAVTGHDSATVAVTALGRWSLTQAQADRPRNVTLDMPADAVVEVLADHVRRGTDPWPTARRWIEYRRPTDAARELLTAAADLSAAARIGAGDVTDSLGYQALAVWQAVAHLPNLGAHARASVTAIADDEPRIAPVDARWLAVEFAAAALDGTGSDEALTVLFDRLPGESLEARMNVAAGVDHPDAARVTAAVQQFLDSGAIPSIDQVYQLKVGLMRWRPPIWRRILVPSTTTLDDLHAVIQILFGWDGDHLHQFEIGGKRYSDPFFDLGGDEKDESGVRLREVLAGAAKKIRYEYDFGASWWHEITLERTTQRDPGLTYPLCTGFSGDSPVEYWSEDDPQEPEPFDLTETNRHLANLNSTDNDR
- a CDS encoding plasmid pRiA4b ORF-3 family protein produces the protein MSDEDLAAAAAASAPALRQVVDLTRWIGPGRKLTQTGQLTMADARHLVGLLETGDEIDPVIGARMFRTRSSADLPRLAFVVAWAKAAGLLRVVQGRLMPVKKNQRLLERPADLWTAMFTAFGQLGPALCPPGWFASLLGEDFSDGIAVLFASIAEGGGATRIEEAQERVWSALSTRYYLDEATTEQLGHLRKATDRDLHRAAHELVAFGALTEDSETLRLSPTAEHVLRTRFAAVRPGDQIAQIKVTLMDTDPPVWRRLLVPTTLRLDRLDRIIQAAMGWTNSHLHMFVHPTGHYGTPDLDFPMHDERKATFRNLAAREGDTFGYEYDFGDSWTHEVRLEKLVSAEPTGRYPACTDGARACPPEDCGGTTGYQELIDALADPHHPEHDDLRRWLGLEQGTDFDPARFDPADANRRIATVIIARRPGS
- a CDS encoding type II toxin-antitoxin system VapC family toxin; translated protein: MIVLDTNVVSELMRPEPAPQVLAWMQRSSGDGLYTTAVTIAEIRYGIVRMPEGRRRQSLHQAAGEIFAAFPRQVLPFDLASASAYADIVVSREQQGNPISGFDAQIAAICRSQAASLATRNTRDFVDTGISLLDPWQPAN
- a CDS encoding UPF0158 family protein, with amino-acid sequence MLEIERFNLDEIAFALSDQSLYDEHRHLIDPKTGEIVLWTREGGVDGTNPVDLDDLDLPVIRPLPSYVWYQDMADFIDLVSDDRASRRLSRAINGRGAFRRFKDELNEEYPHLLQPWYDFRDTRAARRAVEWLLDESLIDGVAADRFFAEHPDPPVP
- a CDS encoding FitA-like ribbon-helix-helix domain-containing protein, with the translated sequence MAALSIRGLDDAVKEKLRLRAARNGRSMEAEIRAILTTAVTDDAPRTDLFSALTERFAQLGGADVDQPARTTMPRAASLPE